Proteins encoded together in one Coffea arabica cultivar ET-39 chromosome 2c, Coffea Arabica ET-39 HiFi, whole genome shotgun sequence window:
- the LOC140035643 gene encoding uncharacterized protein, which translates to MNYLKGQTGGHPGQGPKSQADGLSESRTGSANPRPKRARRELTHDQVDVVEPSHKHSQTEHLEPYRRYSKEELSPRKEKLQVQDELDLLLDPEADRYIASPFVPDIDDYPLPAKFKIPSMKSYDATTDPEDHLFAFMTQIRLQTAADAVRCKTFPMFLEGKARQWFQGLPPRSIRSFAQLARLFAAQFVSSRAFSKSTAHLMTIQQKPEESLREYMVRFNNQSLQVRDRDDKVVMAAFINGLCKQKLYTELVERPPKSVREMLDRAHEKANAEEANRLKSAQERLRDDKRRRGADQMDARSGQGRKSTYDRLPRSRPIGGDKPWTTLTAPRARVLAVMEQEGLSRPPRPLVGDKSRRDQGLYCVYHRDVGHDTVDCRHLKKDIEKLIKRGHLGQFIRDERADQQRGRPRSERPSYSNGRPQGPRGRTPEQEAQNLARVINTIAGGPVGGDSHTARRHNRPPPTGESSSKGLKMYEEIIYGPEDAVPLASNNHEAIVIEVVTCNYKVKKVYIDNGSTIDVLYYKTFKELQLEDRQLVPVRTPLIGFAGPPVRPEGMIILMITVGASSRCRTVPVNFSVVKEPSSYNMILGRPTLKALRAICSTLHLSMKFPTPARVAEVLGDPEVARACYIATLKGKEKLVAQTTCLEPWEPLEKGERLETDEGLTELPVCPDRPERTIKVNICLSESTQNSLESLLEEYTKIFTWSADDMPGIPTELAVHRLHVDPSVRPVKQEKRNFVPERKEVIKSEVGKLLEAKIVNEVYYPTWLANPVLVKKEERAWRICVDFTNLNKACPKDCYPLLRIDQLVDSTAGYEIFCFLDAFKGYYQIALDEEDQEKTSFITEDGTYCYVAMPFGLKNAGATYQRLVNKLFKKQIGRNLEVYVDDMLVKSRAQEQFISDLREIFDVLRSSRMRLNPKKCTFGVRLGKFLGYIISKEGVMANPDKIKAIMDMAPPRNIKEV; encoded by the coding sequence ATGAACTACCTTAAGGGTCAGACAGGAGGTCATCCCGGCCAGGGGCCGAAGAGCCAGGCTGATGGGCTGTCCGAATCTAGGACGGGGAGCGCTAATCCCCGGCCTAAACGGGCGCGCCGGGAGCTCACGCATGACCAAGTCGACGTCGTGGAACCCTCTCACAAGCATTCCCAAACCGAGCATCTGGAGCCCTATCGTAGGTATTCCAAAGAGGAGCTCTCACCACGGAAAGAGAAGCTCCAGGTacaggacgagctggacctgCTTTTGGACCCAGAGGCGGATAGGTACATCGCTTCCCCCTTCGTGCCTGACATCGATGACTACCCGTTGCCTGCGAAGTTCAAGATACCAAGTATGAAGTCTTACGATGCAACTACGGATCCAGAGGATCACTTGTTTGCCTTCATGACTCAAATACGTCTGCAAACTGCCGCagatgcggtcaggtgcaaaACCTTTCCAATGTTTCTGGAGGGAAAGGCGCGTCAATGGTTCCAGGGGCTTCCCCCCAGGTCCATCCGGTCCTTTGCCCAGCTCGCTCGACTGTTCGCAGCCCAGTTCGTTTCGTCACGAGCCTTCTCCAAGAGCACTGCTCATCTGATGACTATCCAACAGAAGCCAGAGGAGTCCTTGCGCGAATACATGGTGCGCTTCAATAACCAGTCCCTTCAGGTTCGAGATCGCGATGACAAGGTGGTCATGGCCGCCTTCATCAACGGGCTGTGCAAACAGAAGCTCTACACCGAGctcgtggagagacctcccaagTCAGTTCGGGAGATGCTGGACCGAGCACATGAGAAGGCCAACGCAGAGGAGGCTAACCGCTTGAAGAGCGCGCAGGAAAGGCTGAGGGATGACAAGCGCAGAAGGGGCGCTGATCAGATGGATGCGCGGTCCGGTCAGGGAAGGAAGAGCACTTATGACCGCCTCCCCAGGAGCCGCCCAATCGGAGGAGATAAACCCTGGACTACCCTCACCGCACCTCGAGCTCGGGTCCTCGCGGTGATGGAACAGGAAGGGCTCTCCCGACCTCCTCGACCTTTGGTCGGGGACAAGAGCAGACGGGACCAGGGTCTGTACTGCGTATATCATCGAGACGTAGGGCATGATACGGTGGATTGTCGTCACCTCAAGAAAGACATTGAAAAACTAATCAAACGAGGCCACCTTGGGCAGTTCATACGAGATGAACGAGCTGACCAGCAACGGGGAAGGCCCAGGTCGGAGCGCCCGAGCTACTCCAATGGCCGACCTCAAGGACCCCGCGGCCGAACTCCCGAGCAGGAAGCTCAGAACCTAGCTAGGGTGATTAATACTATTGCCGGAGGACCTGTTGGAGGGGATAGCCATACAGCTCGGCGGCACAATCGTCCCCCTCCTACGGGGGAGAGCTCGAGCAAGGGATTGAAGATGTACGAGGAAATTATCTATGGACCTGAAGATGCAGTCCCTCTGGCCTCTAATAACCATGAAGCAATTGTGATAGAGGTCGTCACCTGCAATTACAAGGTGAAGAAAGTATACATAGACAATGGAAGTACCATAGACGTGCTGTATTACAAGACTTTTAAGGAGCTACAGCTGGAGGATAGACAGCTTGTACCGGTTCGAACTCCGCTGATCGGTTTTGCAGGCCCTCCCGTGAGGCCGGAAGGAATGATAATTCTCATGATCACGGTGGGGGCGTCCTCGAGGTGCCGAACTGTCCCAGTAAACTTTTCAGTGGTAAAGGAGCCCTCTTCGTACAATATGATTCTAGGGCGCCCAACCCTGAAGGCCCTCCGGGCTATTTGCTCCACCTTGCACCTTAGCATGAAGTTTCCTACTCCTGCTAGGGTGGCTGAGGTGCTAGGAGATCCGGAGGTGGCGAGGGCGTGTTATATTGCCACCCTCAAGGGCAAGGAGAAATTGGTAGCCCAAACAACCTGTCTAGAGCCCTGGGAGCCCCTGGAAAAAGGAGAAAGATTGGAGACGGATGAGGGGTTGACCGAGCTGCCTGTCTGCCCGGACCGACCTGAGCGCACGATTAAGGTCAACATCTGCCTAAGCGAGTCAACTCAAAACTCTTTAGAATCTCTCTTAGAGGAGTACACGAAAATCTTTACTTGGAGTGCTGATGACATGCCGGGGATCCCCACCGAACTGGCAGTTCATAGGCTACACGTGGATCCCAGTGTCCGACCTGTGAAACAGGAAAAGAGGAACTTCGTGCCCGAGAGAAAAGAGGTCATCAAAAGCGAGGTGGGTAAATTGTTGGAAGCTAAGATCGTTAACGAAGTCTACTACCCGACCTGGCTAGCCAATCCGGTGCTGGTCAAGAAGGAGGAAAGAGCTTGGAGGATATGTGTGGATTTCACTAACTTAAATAAGGCTTGCCCGAAGGACTGCTACCCACTCCTACGGATTGACCAGCTCGTGGACTCAACAGCTGGTTATGAGATCTTCTGTTTCTTGGACGCCTTCAAAGGATACTATCAGATAGCACTGGACGAGGAGGATCAGGAGAAGACCTCGTTTATCACCGAGGATGGCACATATTGTTACGTCGCCATGCCATTCGGGCTAAAGAATGCGGGCGCGACCTACCAGAGGTTGGTAAATAAGTTGTTCAAAAAACAGATCGGCCGAAATCTGGAGGTCTATGTGGACGACATGTTAGTGAAAAGCCGAGCCCAGGAGCAGTTCATCTCTGACCTGAGGGAAATCTTCGATGTTCTTCGGAGCTCACGAATGCGGCTAAATCCAAAGAAGTGTACCTTTGGGGTCAGGTTGGGAAAATTTCTGGGCTACATTATTTCCAAAGAAGGGGTGATGGCTAACCCGGACAAGATCAAGGCCATCATGGACATGGCTCCACCTCGGAATATTAAGGAGGTATAA